The following proteins come from a genomic window of Bradysia coprophila strain Holo2 unplaced genomic scaffold, BU_Bcop_v1 contig_138, whole genome shotgun sequence:
- the LOC119073941 gene encoding elongation of very long chain fatty acids protein 4, giving the protein MERISNESSSFIRYGDQRAINWPLMETPLLLMCIVAVYLTIIYRWGPAFMEKRKPYDLKWVMAIYNLLQVVACCYLIHGIISTDDSQPLEFWKCKSVDFRPDPKPIRILQLTYHTFLLKVVELIETVFFVLRKKQNQVSKLHVYHHVSTVSLSWIMVKYNGGGMILFSIILNSFVHVIMYSYYFAALFGPAVQKKLQTIKKNITVIQMIQFCFILSQCLLGLAQNCDVPKVLVAIYVPNVALIFYMFYDFFRTAYTTKSDKLKGN; this is encoded by the exons ATGGaaagaatttcaaatgaaagttCCAGTTTCATACGATACGGAG ATCAAAGGGCTATCAATTGGCCGCTGATGGAAACACCTTTACTCCTAATGTGTATTGTTGCCGTTTACTTAACGATTATTTATCGATGGGGTCCAGC TTTTATGGAAAAACGAAAACCGTACGACCTGAAATGGGTAATGGCAATTTACAATCTACTGCAAGTGGTCGCTTGTTGTTATTTGATACATGGA ATTATAAGCACAGACGATTCGCAGCCATTAGAATTTTGGAAATGCAAAAGTGTGGACTTTCGACCCGATCCGAAACCAATAAGAATCTTACAACTGACCTATCATACGTTCCTACTGAAAGTGGTCGAGCTGATAGAGACGGTTTTCTTTGTGTTGCGTAAAAAGCAGAATCAAGTCTCCAAGCTGCATGTTTACCATCACGTCAGCACCGTTTCACTGTCATGGATCATGGTCAAGTACAACGGAG GAGGCATGATCTTGTTCTCGATTATCCTCAACTCATTCGTCCACGTTATTATGTACAGTTATTATTTCGCTGCATTGTTCGGACCGGCTGTCCAAAAGAAGCTACAAACAATCAAGAAGAATATCACTGTCATCCAAATG ATTCAGTTTTGCTTCATTCTGTCGCAGTGTTTATTGGGATTGGCGCAAAATTGTGACGTACCGAAAGTTTTGGTCGCTATCTATGTACCTAATGTGGCGCTGatattttacatgttttaCGATTTCTTCCGGACAGCGTACACAACAAAATCTGACAAATTAAAGGGAAATTAA